TATGTAATCTTTCGCCGATACAAATTTGACTTTGTGGCTAAAGCATTGTGAAAAGCTCACCATAGAAACACCTTTACAACATTAGGAATATTCATCTGACATAACTGCTTCCACAAAACACTATGTTGACGTTCCCGGGAGCATTCTCCTTTTGTTGAAGTGATTAACTCTCTATGTAGGTGGTAGGCACTCATCACCGTGAACTCTCCATGAGATGAAGCATTCCAAGTCAGCATGTCACTATTATTGATGGAGCCAATAGGAATTTGGCATATAGCCTCAACCATTCCCTCATCAAATAGCTCGCGCAGCCTATTAGTTCGCCAACCTTGTAGGAGGTCCAATCATTAGATCACCTACCCGAGCCTCCTTGTTAAGCTCATCTCTAGGCTGAAGAGTGACAATATCTTTGTTATGTGGTAGCCACTTGTCTTCCCATGGAGGTATCTGACATCAATTGCCAACCCGCCATTGTAATCttattaacttgattaatgACCTTATTTATCGTAAAAATGGGACACATAAAGTACAAGAAGAAGGATTACACATATATATTGTTAGGGATTAATATTTTCCTCATATTCGCTCAgtttcatcttacaaattaaccattagatttataaacTTATGTGGATCCCATATAAATTAATAGTGgacccacaaatctaatggttgatttattgaatttgaaataaaatatagaccaaatataaaaaacttattgaaTATTGACACAcaacctaacatttctctataaaaaattgaaggtaatATGAGCTGTAACAAGTGCTTTGATAGGATTTAAATGTCTAATAGTATGTAAAATTTCTGATTCTTAAGTGATTGCACAAAGCTGAACATTATTCTCCTCATAAATGACATGGCTAGAGAGATTATCTAAATCACCATGTAAGGAGGGATTTTGAAGATGTAAACAGATTTTTGAAGTAATTGACAAACATTTCTCCAATTCCTTTATCTACTGTTCAACCAGTTACCATCATCAATTTTCATACCAAGGATAAAACTGGATCTCCTAAGAATCACTCTTGAAGCATGAAATATTTAAATCCTTATTTGTAAGTCATGTGTCCCTTGGTTTATACTTCTAAAGGATCTCTTCTGCGTTATCGctctaaaaaaatgatttaataatttgcAGTTTCACCTAGGGATGACATAAAGTTCCAGGCTTATTAATTAAAGTAAGGCTTTGGGAGAAGTTCTGAACATAGTTCTTTGGGAGATAATACTTCCAACAAGAGTGTGATTGGCTTTAGTAACGATATCAAGATCAGCAGGAAGAAAGGTAAGGGGGTTATCTTGCCAATCGAGGGCTTCTCTCTATGTAATTAAGTAGTCtatatccaatttttataagaaaggggagaggaaaaagagataaaaaggAAGGTCAAGGTGCTCAAACAACTCATTGGTTAGCAAATGGGCATGTTAATTCTGTTGGCTGAGGAGATATGGTTAACATATGAAGGATCCTTGGATCCCTTCATTAATGCCAAAGCATACTCTTGAAAATCTGCCCAATTTGAAAGTTTCAGACCTTATTTTATCACAATCCTGAGAGTGGGATATGGAGAAACTAAATGAAGTCTTTGATGAAAACTCAATCAGCCATATTCAAAGAATCCACCTCAGTTGTCGGTCTGTTCCAAATCAATGGCTATGGATTCCTTCTCCTTCTGCTTTATTTACCGTTGAAGTCAGTACACTGACTCTGTTCAGGGGTGGAACTAGTATTTATAGTTTGGGagcaaaagtaaaaaataaaaaaaagatttgaggACACATAAGGGCAAAGCCCCCAAACCCTCGTGTAGTTCCGCCCTTAGACTCTGCTGCTTTTGAAAATCTTCCAATTATTGAGTGGGTAAAAGTTATCTTAGACCCTCATAAGCATCTAACCACCCCCATTAAAGGAGGTTTAGAGATCCCTTTTACCTcattcaattaagaaaaaaaaagggaggttGTTTGCTTTGGTTGTATTGGATGTTATGTGGTTTAGTGGTTTACTCATACTCGAGTCCGAGTTGGCTTATGTAGTATTATGCTTATACATCAACATGATTGAAACCCGACACATAGGAATACAACTAGGGGGTAGCCGGTGTAGGCcatcccccctcccctcccaacacaagggaaaaaaaataaggaaaaaaaaccGACTATTGGCTCCTATCCACTAAAATTTTTGGCAGCCCCTACCCCTACCAAAGTCTAACTCCGTCTGGACCGTCCTTGCCGACACACAAACATAAGTTGTCACTCTACAAATATAGGATTGATGGAGGCTTTAATTTCGGGTgaccattttttatttgtttgtttttttttttgttttttttagcaATTTCGGGAGGACCATATAGATAGAGAGGTTAATCTGTGGGTCTCACAAGCTAGGATTTTTGATAGGGAGCTAAAGAAGTGAATTGATTATAATTCAAACATCCTAGTCAACATACATAATTGGTGCATCAATTTATGAAAGACCACATTATTTAAAAGGTTCACGTGCGGTGCATCCAACATGGGCCatcttttcttgttcttttagGAAGGCGCCGAGTAATGGGTAAGTTAGTACTAGGTACGTTTTCATTTGCATCACTAGTTTCTTTTATCTGTGGGCTTTATTATcctttcaccattttttttttttttgttttaatgataATACagtaaaatatgattaaaatatatattaattaaatttataccTTGCATCGATGGATGGCTACAAATATATGGATCTATTTATAGGTATATAGTTTCACTCTAGATTAATGATAATTATTACGCATTTGTTCATATAATTTAGTAGTATATTATCCACAAGGAATAACTCAATCAGATAAAAATTATACCTCACGAAGTAAAGATTATTAATTCGAATTTTCCTCCCCCATGCTCTACaatgaacatgtcaaaaaaaataaaaaattatgtagcATTTTCATTATTATCATGGTGagattttatgaaattaaaGGGCGGGATCTATTGAAGtgtgaaatggagaagatctaGACCATACGTGGTTGCGATAAATAATAATGtccattctttttttaatttttgttgacatgtcagtacgatggaaaaaaaaaaaaaaaaaaaaggattcgaactaatgacatTCGTTTTATAAGGCGTGGTCCACAATCGACTGAGCTACCATTTGAAGATTTACTTCTCGCACCATGATTATAGGCCCTACCAAAGTTGATTGCATAAAAGAGAGGAAATAGAACTctcttttatcaaaattttatcttCAATTAAATGAAACAATAAGTTACAATTTTAGTTGAGGGACTTGAGggattgcgttttttaaaaaattgcaattttaaaatacaaataatttgtattttcaaatcgcaaataGAGAggtgtttttttgaaaacgcagaattttaaaggctaaactgcgattttaaatgtaaaaccgcaattttgtcaaacacttaaaaattgtattttcaaatcgtacattttaaaatcattatttttaagttgcactatttgaaatcgcaaactcaaacggactttaaaaattgaaaggtaaTATTGTTGCAAGTTTGCAACAGAAATAACAGAGATCAAATAGAAGTATTAACAAAAATTCGAAAAACCAAAAGAACACTTTagtattcatttttctttcacttaaatgttttttttagtattcatttttctttatcataatNNNNNNNNNNNNNNNNNNNNNNNNNNNNNNNNNNNNNNNNNNNNNNNNNNNNNNNNNNNNNNNNNNNNNNNNNNNNNNNNNNNNNNNNNNNNNNNNNNNNCCttttagggggtgtttggcaaatgggatggcctaaacactgtagttgatgtagattgatgtaaaaaaaagtaagaatgtttggtataaaaaaaatgaaaaagtgaaaaagttttgttttgtagtaatttttttatttgaataataataaaaagtgaatgatttgatattaaaagtgaaaaagttagaatgttttgatgttgatttttttgagaaatggtgatgaacagtgtttaggccaaccctatccccattaccaaacaaagccttataGTTGCTTGTGAGCCTTGAGGATTCCCAAACCTACTTGGCTACTTGAAGCATATTCCAATTCAACAAGGAAAATGTGGTGCTGGGACCCATGATTTGACTTGAGAAATCAAGTCACACCAGAACAATATTGATCTATAGGATGAATGGGCTACACTATTTATTCcgtaacaaagaaaaaatatcagCCTGCACGTAAATAAAggtgttgagaaataattttacattgcctgtggacaagatcttgggcatgtttataaggaatgaacaATTATCTCTTATTGAACCAGTTTTATGAAATGAGTTAggccacaaatttcttcatggtattagAGTTTACCACAGGATGAATAGGGCCtacactacttaccccgtgacaaggACCAGAAAAAATACCGGCATGCGCATGAGGGTTGATGTTTAGAAATAGTCTCACATTACCTGTAGACAAGATCTTggacatgtttataagaaatcaACAATTCTCTCATATTCAACCGAATTTATTAGCTGTGTTAGGCGTAAAATTTCTTCCTAGTCCACACCGGCAAAGCACTTCAAAACAAAATGCAACCGGCTGACGCCAAAAATGGGTTCCCCTCCATTACTATATTACCCAAATGATCAGCAAACATATTTCACATCGTGTCATTAATATATTAGATATAGCATCCCCTTCTCTTATATCTCCACCACCTCTGTTCCTCACTGATTCTCTTGAAAGCCATGGAAAAGAGTAGATCTGCTTCTGATCAGAAATCAGGTTTCAttgtcttcttgttttcttcttgtggGTCATTTCTGATTTCTTTGATTGATCTGGTTCTTAAAGTTGATGTCATGGtattaatttgttgttttttatacCATTTTGTTGTGAAGATGCTTTGGATGTTGGAAATGGcagtgaatttaaagtgcatgtCTTCTCTTCATCATCTGAGGTGAGGAATCATGACCCACTCTTGTGTTACttgataataatatatatctacATATGTTTTCTGAATCTTTCCGGTGCTTCTGGTATGTTTGTTTGAATGCGTTGGGGGAAAGCTGCATGTTGAGGATCATGACTGAAAAGACTAAACCCGAAACACCAGTAAAAAGCACTAGTCATTATATGTTACTTTTAAAGCTCAATctcacctaataactaggcaatctttataaatcatccaTTTTATGTGGGTTACTTCTCATCTTTCTAATATGGGATTGGGACCGAGATGTTAGATAACaagtatatttatatttatgtctATCCATTTTGTAACAGTCTAGATAAAGATTCCAAATTTTGTTTACTTCCTTGGTTAAAATGAATGagaaaaaatggttttatttgctGTTGAAAGATGCTAGCTTGGGAAAGGTTGAGGGAACAGAacaaaattatctaaaaaatgATGAGTTAGAATCTCAGATAGCTCTGGGAATTAAATTCATCTCAAGCCAGGTTAGAATGCAAACTAAGCCAAGCTATTATTAGATAACAGTCACTGGACAAAGGGTTTATGCATTTTGGTCTGATTTTGAGTTTGGAGTGCTGTTTCTCTCGTTCCAAAAAGTATTCACCATTATGACAACCAGATGTGGCTTATATTGacagttcatttgaaatgtaTCTCTAACTTTTATATGCCAAGTTTCAATCTAATCCATGTTGTTTTGCATGccacaattatatttttccattgaTATTATCGCATCAATCAGTTGATTGAAAAGCTGCACGAGAAGTGGAGCTCAGTGAAAAAGCAACCATATCCAGCAATGTATTCCAGCATATTTGGTGGAATTATTCTTGATCCAGCCATGATGGTAATTCCAATAGATGATCACATGGTTCATCGGGGCCATGGTGTGTTTGACACAGCTATTATATTAGACGGGTAAGCATGACATAGTCCAAGCAAAAGTTAAGGTCTAAGGCACTCCTAGCTTCTCAATAAACTTTAGTTATCTCTTATTCACATGTGTGTACAGGTGGAGATGTAATTGTTGATTTATTTGATTCCGGCAGATATCTCTATGAGCTCGATGTTCACTTGGACCGTTTCCTTAGATCAGCTTCAAAAGCAAAGATCTCCTCTCCGTTTCCTCGCTCAGCTCTTCGAAGCATTCTTGTGCAGCTGAGTGCAGCATCTCAGTGCAAGAAAGGAACTCTAAGATACTGGCTAAGTACAGGTCCTGGGGATTTCTTGCTCTCACCTGCAGGATGCTCAACATCAGCATTCTATGCTGTAGTCATAGATGACGACTTCTGTCAGTGCAAAGAAGGGGTTAAAGTGATAACATCCACTATCCCCATGAAGTCGGCTCAATTTGCAAGAATGAAGAATGTAAACTACCTTCCAAATGTCCTTTCAAAGATGGAAGCTGAGGAGAAGGGAGCATATGCTTCTATTTGGGTTGATGAGGAAGGTTATATTGCTGAAGGTCCAAATGTGAATGTTGCTTTTATAAACCATGATAAGGAGCTTCTTTTGCCATTCTTTGATAAGATCCTTAGCGGGTGCACTGTGAAAAGGCTCATGGAACTTGTCCACAAGCTGGTTGAGCAGGGGCGTCTAAGAGGCATGAGAACTGCAAATTTAACAGTGGAGGAAGCCAAAGGTGCAGCTGAAATGATGTTTGTTGGAAGCACGCTGCCTGTATTGCCAATCATCATGTGGGATGAACAACCCATTGGAAATGGTAAGAAATTATCCTCTATGCCTTAAGAAAGATAGGGTATCATTGCCgaaagtgcgttttgacaatttttgaagtaaaaaatgCAAAGGagtacttttgaatttttttaccaaacaagtcaACTTTTGTTTGGTACAGCTTTTTAgatactaaaagtactttttaagctctctaacgcaatttcaaacag
This genomic interval from Corylus avellana chromosome ca3, CavTom2PMs-1.0 contains the following:
- the LOC132175036 gene encoding D-amino-acid transaminase, chloroplastic-like; translation: MEKSRSASDQKSDALDVGNGSEFKVHVFSSSSELIEKLHEKWSSVKKQPYPAMYSSIFGGIILDPAMMVIPIDDHMVHRGHGVFDTAIILDGYLYELDVHLDRFLRSASKAKISSPFPRSALRSILVQLSAASQCKKGTLRYWLSTGPGDFLLSPAGCSTSAFYAVVIDDDFCQCKEGVKVITSTIPMKSAQFARMKNVNYLPNVLSKMEAEEKGAYASIWVDEEGYIAEGPNVNVAFINHDKELLLPFFDKILSGCTVKRLMELVHKLVEQGRLRGMRTANLTVEEAKGAAEMMFVGSTLPVLPIIMWDEQPIGNGKVGELTMELSNLLWEDMVAGPETQRIPVPYV